Within Butyrivibrio fibrisolvens, the genomic segment GGTTTTCCCTGAGCATTCAGAAAATCTGCGATTTCATCTATAGAAGCACACTTTTGATCCAGGATTGTCTTCATAGAATAAGTATATAAAGATGTGTCTTCTCTTTTCTCAGGAACAAAAGTATAAACGCCTGTATAGACCTGTGATCTTCTGGCATCCATCATGGGGCATATAAGACGCTCGACGCCGTACAGGTTATATGCCATGGCATCTAATGTAGGAACTGCTATAAGAGGAACATTAAGCGCAAGACACAGTCCCTTTGCTGTAGCTGTTCCTATTCTAAGTCCTGTAAATGAACCAGGGCCAGCTGCCAAAGCTATGGCATCTATTGTCTTAAGATCAAGGCTTGTCAGTTCCTTGATCTTCTCAAGCATAGGCATGAGAATCTGTGAATGTGTGGTTTTATATTGTATTGAGAATACAGAGACAAGGCGGTCATCCTCACACAGAGCAACCGTTGCTGTAAGTCCCGATGTATCTATTGCTAAAATCTTCAATGCAAAATCCTTTCATATGATATGAGGTAGGTGTCAAAAGTTCCTTTTGACACTTTGGCCATGTTTAACAGTTGACATAGATCAGATCTGGGTCATGCTTATAAGTCTGTAATCAAGCCCCTTTGACAGATCCTTTTCTATGCGTATTTCGGTATAATGTTCAGGAAGTATCTCTTCTACAAGATTAGCCCATTCGACAAGACTTATCCCGTTCCCATAGAAGCAGTCTTCATAGCCTATCTCATCCATTTCAGAGACATCACCAATCCTGTATACATCAAAATGATAAAAGGGAATCCTTCCATCTTCGTAAACCTGTAGTATAGTGAATGTCGGGCTGTTAACAGGTCCCTCTATGCCAAGGCCTTTGGCTACTCCCTGTGTAAAAACTGTCTTACCTACTCCAAGATCACCGATCAATGTATACACTTGACCAGGCTGGGCATTTTCTCCTATTCTTTTTCCAAACTCAAATGTTTCCTCAGAAGAATGGGTCTCTATTGTTGTTGTATTCATACACACCTTCTATTTTGGGCATTTAATAATGCATAGATTCTTTTTCTCAGATAAAAGAATCTATGGTTTATTTTTATGCAATTATATCTTCTTTTATTGTAATTTTCTTTAGCTTTTTAAGTCAAGTTGAGTTAATATGTATCTATGGGCAAAAGAGTACATACTATCGATTCAATAAGGGGCATTACCCTCATAAGCATGATACTGTACCACCTTTGCTGGGATCTTGTATATATTGCAGGAATCCGGCTTGATTTTTATATGTCTTATAAACGTTTTTTGTGGCAGCAAAGCATATGCTGGTCATTTATCCTTATATCCGGTTTTTGCGTAGCTATCTCCAACCATCCTATCAAAAGAGGACTGATCGTATCCTTGTGCGGCCTTGTCATTACAGCTGCAACTTATATCGTCGTCCCTGAGAATATAGTAATATTTGGAGTATTAACCCTCCATGGAAGTGCCATGATAATATCAGGCCTTCTGCTTCCTGTCCTCGAAAAGATACATCCCGGTGTTTTGCTGATATTCTCGGCATTTTGTTTTACCATAACAAGAAGCATCTCTTACGGTTATATCGGTTTCCCGGGTGCTAATGTTATAAAGCTTCCAGAAGAATATTATGCCAATTATCTGACTGCTTTTTTAGGTTTTCCCTTCAAAGGCTTTTATTCAACCGACTATTTCGCTATCATTCCATGGATTTTTTTGTTTTGGTGCGGATTTGCTTTATGCCGTCTTTTAAAAAGGCCTAAAAAAGGAACGCTCCTTCTAAAGCGTCCCTTTTATATTCGTATCCCAGGTATTTCATTTATTGGAAAACACTCGCTTATAATATATATGCTGCACCAGCCGGTATTGTACGCACTGGTAATGCTGTTCGTACCTGGGGCTGCATGATGCATTTCTATGTCCCTTTACAGGATGTAATGAGGACATGTCCAGAAATGCATGGATGCATTTCTATGTCCCTTATTCATAAATAAAACAATCAAATGAGATCTTGGTCTCATCGCATACTCTTGCAAAGATGTTAACGCTACGGTTCATAACATGTGTGATCTTGTCATCATCAGCTGTTACAATAAGGCCCTTAAGATCTTCTGTAAACTCAGCTTCTCCAAAGCCTGTGATCTTCTTCATCTCTTCCATAGCCTTGTCAGCCTGCTCCTGTGTAACTGCCTTTGATAAATTATATTTTCTTTTCATGTAAAAACCTCTTTTCTTTCTTAATTTTAATCGGGATATAGTGTATTAGGATTTTCCTAAAACATACGCTTTTATTCGCTACAAAATTATAAACGTTTTGATCAAATATCTCAAGTCAAAAAGCTCTCATTACCACTTTCCCATCTCTCACCTATTCTTTTACTGTTATGCATATTTCTTTTCACATCATACATACGCTCATCTGCAAGAAGATATACATCATTAGGATCAGCTACTATATTAGTATCGCCTATCGCTTTTTCCATTTTTTCAAGTTCTGACCTATATGCATAGCCTGCTGCAACACTTCTTCTGTAAGCGCCATTTTGAATATTGAGCGCATTCAGTTTTTCTGTAAGGTTGTAAATATATCCTTCCGTATCTTTAATATCAGTGTTTTCAAGTACTACTACGAATTCATCACCACCTATTCTCGCCATAAAAGTATCCATAGGAAAACTCTCTTCCATGGCCCTTGCAAATTCCCTGATATAAGAGTCTCCAAATGCATGTCCCAGACGGTCATTAACATCTTTTAGTCCGTTTAGATCCAGAGAGATAATGCAATAGTCAGATTCTGTGGTAGAGAGTTCTTTCATGCGTTTAGTCCACATGGATCTGTTGGGAACATTGGTAAGGCCATCTGCATATGCAAGACGTGAAAGCGACTCATTCTCCTGCCTTTGGGCATACATCTCCGTTATGTACAAAAAGTAATTAAGAAGATATATATAGATATACATCATTATGCCCATAGTAAGCATATTATCAACGACAAAACTGCGCTTGAATATCTGGGTCACATAATGGATACGGAACATCATATGAACCATTATGGATATACCAAAGATCAATAATCCAAGTTCCTGGGACATGACTGACTTTGGCATTTCATGCTTTCTGGAATCATCTATAATAATCTTAACTACGATGATAAAAGCAATAAAGCTTATAATATAATAAGCCTTAAGAGTCATATTCATATGAACCACTCCAACAAAGTGGAATATTATAAAAAGAACTGATATGGCATCAAGTACTGAGACGGCTACTGTATAATATATATTTCTAAAGTGATTTCCTATAGTTCCAAAAATAATTGAACATAAAGGAACAATCAGGAACAAAGCCACATGTTCCATAGTTGTAAGATAGGTAGGATCAACTATAAGCTGCGCTATCCCCAGATAACAAGTAAGCCAGATTCCCAGATCCAAGAAAAGGATTGAAGAAAACAACTGGCTCAGTATATTGGGAACAGCTGAGCAAAACAACAGTGTTATAAAAACAAAGCATATTCCAAATACTAAAAGAAAAAATGAACACGCCATAGAAAACAGTCTGGCTCTTATATAATTTTGCTGGATATCATGGTAAGAGCCAATTAGTGGCTCTTCAAAAACAGAATACGCTCCTTCTTCTGAAATAAAAAGTTTTATCTTAAGTCTGCCTCCTTCAAGCTGACTTGGGATATTAATAAAATGATATCCAACTCCAATATACTTGTGCTCTTCAAAACGATCTAACCATTTTGAATATAAACGGCCTCTATCTCCTAGCACTTCTACCCCACTATACTGTGATTTTAATAAAACTGTAGGCAAAATGCAGGATTCTATATCCGGAACCTCACAAGACATTGTTACAACGTCCCTTGTATGTAGGCTTTTTAATATACTTGATACTTCTTCTATTGATGCATTATCAATATGAACCTTAGCTGTATCAACAGACCATGGTCCTTTCAGTTCTTGTATCTGCCCTTCTGCTTTAAAAGGCAGTATATATGAGATACTTATTATGACAATCATAAAAGTAATAATACTTATTGATATGAAAAAAATTCTTCTCTTCATAAGCTTTCCCTTTCCTTATGATGAATTTTCTTCATCTCATACATTTTTTTATCTGCTTCCATATAAACATTTCTTGGATTTTTATTTCTGCCATTTTTACATATCGCATAACCATATGAGAAAGACAGCTCGAATTCTGTCTGTTTGCTATTACATCTGTCAACTTCCTCAACAAGTCTGTTCATAGCACTGCGGCATAAGGATTCG encodes:
- a CDS encoding sensor domain-containing diguanylate cyclase — its product is MKRRIFFISISIITFMIVIISISYILPFKAEGQIQELKGPWSVDTAKVHIDNASIEEVSSILKSLHTRDVVTMSCEVPDIESCILPTVLLKSQYSGVEVLGDRGRLYSKWLDRFEEHKYIGVGYHFINIPSQLEGGRLKIKLFISEEGAYSVFEEPLIGSYHDIQQNYIRARLFSMACSFFLLVFGICFVFITLLFCSAVPNILSQLFSSILFLDLGIWLTCYLGIAQLIVDPTYLTTMEHVALFLIVPLCSIIFGTIGNHFRNIYYTVAVSVLDAISVLFIIFHFVGVVHMNMTLKAYYIISFIAFIIVVKIIIDDSRKHEMPKSVMSQELGLLIFGISIMVHMMFRIHYVTQIFKRSFVVDNMLTMGIMMYIYIYLLNYFLYITEMYAQRQENESLSRLAYADGLTNVPNRSMWTKRMKELSTTESDYCIISLDLNGLKDVNDRLGHAFGDSYIREFARAMEESFPMDTFMARIGGDEFVVVLENTDIKDTEGYIYNLTEKLNALNIQNGAYRRSVAAGYAYRSELEKMEKAIGDTNIVADPNDVYLLADERMYDVKRNMHNSKRIGERWESGNESFLT
- a CDS encoding heparan-alpha-glucosaminide N-acetyltransferase produces the protein MGKRVHTIDSIRGITLISMILYHLCWDLVYIAGIRLDFYMSYKRFLWQQSICWSFILISGFCVAISNHPIKRGLIVSLCGLVITAATYIVVPENIVIFGVLTLHGSAMIISGLLLPVLEKIHPGVLLIFSAFCFTITRSISYGYIGFPGANVIKLPEEYYANYLTAFLGFPFKGFYSTDYFAIIPWIFLFWCGFALCRLLKRPKKGTLLLKRPFYIRIPGISFIGKHSLIIYMLHQPVLYALVMLFVPGAA
- the tsaE gene encoding tRNA (adenosine(37)-N6)-threonylcarbamoyltransferase complex ATPase subunit type 1 TsaE, whose protein sequence is MNTTTIETHSSEETFEFGKRIGENAQPGQVYTLIGDLGVGKTVFTQGVAKGLGIEGPVNSPTFTILQVYEDGRIPFYHFDVYRIGDVSEMDEIGYEDCFYGNGISLVEWANLVEEILPEHYTEIRIEKDLSKGLDYRLISMTQI